The following coding sequences lie in one Micropterus dolomieu isolate WLL.071019.BEF.003 ecotype Adirondacks linkage group LG15, ASM2129224v1, whole genome shotgun sequence genomic window:
- the eloal gene encoding elongin A, like — MASSFDVVKKVMRFKLQLTDTAESATVLKILQKLKDLDITLDILAETGIGKTVNSLRRHEQAGEFARSLVRCWKRLVPKDSTSHTEHGDVAERLSVRNELDDRNCPTNGSLMMEDLNNNCLMSNGKSQNSSDESLFKTENRKADSEKQCEEQTRHEDQNENEEKSKEQENQTISKRDDTYQESRSDSRKKFKSNSESGRFGSEKQSNKISKTSQESSKESKVSSSFESGEKYSNTSTLASVKDDRPSEILRSSEAQNKKRKKTGKEKHTTLKYKLDSGNKEHSKNKKAKIKHKESNGDPAEPSMSFESCLNYDVNALKRKDRSGVKKPPKKIKTASKEEATKGPGMTAFKSHVMSLNVTSPKQMKKSVMDLMDIPLPALLPEYEKPSCVEYFERKVEKESDFCDVTEESAVFTGQRLNKKMQVYSGAKTVFLPTMMSLHQQCIRTLQNNINLLYETGGVPFEILEPVLERCTPEQLLRIEECNPIYVGVTDHLWGKHCQKDFKNSKLQEYESWKEMYIRLSEERERKLQRLTKSIVSAHSSKPKGRQVKMAFIHTVAKPPRDVRIQQEIYGTAVQQPHQLRCSVKVQDNRPRPSCNEPSRCSSTSSVASATQDPRKKTRVAPMMAKSLKAFKKQLGRR; from the exons ATGGCCAGCAGCTTTGATGTGGTGAAGAAAGTCATGCGGTTCAAACTTCAGCTCACAGACACAGCAGAGTCTGCTACG GTTCTAAAAATCTTGCAGAAACTCAAGGATCTGGATATCACATTAGACATTCTTGCT GAAACTGGAATTGGCAAAACTGTCAACTCCTTGCGCAGACATGAACAGGCTGGAGAATTTGCCAGGTCACTAGTTAGGTGTTGGAAAAGACTGGTCCCAAAGGACTCCACAAG CCACACAGAACATGGGGATGTTGCAGAGAGATTGTCTGTTAGAAATGAACTGGATGACCGAAACTGTCCAACTAATGGAAGTTTGATGATGGAGGATTTAAACAATAATTGCTTAATGTCTAATGGCAAGAGTCAGAATTCTTCAGATGAGTCTCTCTTCAAAACGGAGAATAGGAAAGCTGATTCAGAGAAACAATGTGAAGAGCAGACAAGGCATGAAGACCAGAatgaaaatgaagagaaaagTAAAGAACAAGAAAACCAGACTATCTCTAAGAGAGATGACACTTATCAGGAATCCAGGTCTGATTCCAGGAAAAAATTCAAAAGCAACTCTGAGAGTGGAAGATTTGGGTCAGAAAAACAGTCAAATAAGATATCGAAGACATCACAAGAATCGTCAAAGGAAAGTAAAGTATCTTCTTCATTCGAGTCTGGagaaaaatactcaaatacTTCCACCCTGGCCAGTGTCAAAGATGACAGACCTTCAGAAATACTGAGGAGCTCGGAggcccaaaacaaaaaaaggaaaaaaacaggcAAAGAGAAACACACCACTCTGAAGTACAAACTAGACTCTGGAAATAAGGAacattcaaaaaacaaaaaggctaAAATAAAGCATAAGGAAAGCAATGGTGACCCTGCAGAGCCCTCCATGTCTTTTGAGTCCTGCTTGAACTATGACGTAAATGCTTTGAAGAGAAAAGATAGATCTGGCGTGAAGAAACCTCCCAAAAAAATCAAGACCGCTTCGAAAGAGGAAGCAACAAAAGGTCCTGGCATGACAGCTTTCAAGTCACATGTGATGTCTCTAAATGTTACATCTCCAAAACAG ATGAAGAAGTCTGTAATGGACTTGATGGACATTCCTTTACCCGCTCTTCTGCCGGAGTATGAAAAGCCATCCTGTGTTGAGTACTTTGAGAGGAAAG TTGAGAAGGAGTCAGATTTCTGTGACGTCACTGAGGAGTCTGCAGTCTTTACTGGTCAACGACTTAACAAGAAGATGCAAGTGTACTCTGGCGCCAAGACCGTCTTTCTCCCGACCATGATGAGCTTGCACCAACAGTGTATCCGCACGCTCCAGAATAATATTAACT TGCTTTATGAAACTGGCGGAGTCCCGTTTGAAATCCTCGAGCCAGTGTTGGAGAGGTGTACACCAGAGCAGCTACTACGCATTGAAGAATGCAACCCA ATATATGTTGGTGTTACAGACCACTTATGGGGGAAACATTGTCAGAAGGACTTTAAAAACTCCAAACTTCAGGAGTATGAATCATGGAAAGAAATGTACATCAGGCTGTCTGAGGAGAGGGAAAGGAAACTCCAAAGACTGACAAAAAGCATTGTCTCTGCACATTCGAGCAAACCCAAAG GTCGGCAGGTGAAGATGGCATTTATTCACACTGTTGCCAAGCCACCGAGAGATGTGCGAATTCAGCAGGAAATTTATGGAACAGCTGTTCAGCAGCCTCATCAACTCAGGTGCAG TGTCAAGGTCCAGGACAACAGACCGAGGCCGAGTTGTAATGAGCCCAGCAGGTGCAGCAGCACCAGTTCAGTGGCAAGCGCTACACAAGATCCTCGCAAAAAAACAA GAGTTGCTCCAATGATGGCTAAGTCCTTAAAGGCATTCAAGAAACAGCTGGGACGCAGATAA